A window from Moritella yayanosii encodes these proteins:
- a CDS encoding D-alanine--D-alanine ligase, with the protein MEEVIMSVTSTKKVAVLFGGHSAEREVSLKSGAAVTAGLLRAGVDAHALDTAEYDVHQLGRDGFTHVFIALHGRGGEDGVMQGALELMGIPYTGSRVLGAALAMDKIRTKQIWQSQGLPTALYRIVTPINFNPTMASDIIADLGSPVIIKPAKEGSSIGMAKVHNVAELEIAVKAAFAYDNEILVEQWIEGPEFTVAILGDEVLPVIQLKTPNTFYDYQAKYQSNTTEYLCPAPITDEQRQQLQAYALKAFHAVAAEGWGRVDAMLDAQGQFQLLEVNTVPGMTEKSLVPMAAHAAGYNFDTLVSKVLALAH; encoded by the coding sequence ATGGAAGAAGTAATCATGAGCGTAACAAGCACTAAAAAAGTAGCGGTATTATTTGGTGGGCATTCTGCCGAACGTGAAGTATCACTAAAATCAGGTGCCGCGGTGACCGCCGGATTACTGCGTGCGGGTGTCGATGCGCATGCATTAGATACTGCTGAGTACGATGTGCATCAACTTGGTCGGGATGGCTTTACCCATGTGTTTATTGCCTTACATGGTCGTGGTGGAGAAGATGGTGTGATGCAAGGCGCATTAGAGCTGATGGGCATTCCGTATACTGGCAGCCGGGTGTTAGGTGCTGCATTAGCGATGGACAAGATCCGAACTAAGCAAATTTGGCAATCGCAAGGTTTACCAACAGCACTATACCGTATTGTGACACCGATTAATTTTAATCCTACAATGGCGAGTGATATTATCGCTGATCTTGGTTCGCCAGTTATCATTAAACCGGCGAAAGAAGGGTCAAGTATTGGCATGGCAAAAGTGCATAATGTGGCAGAGTTAGAAATTGCGGTGAAGGCTGCATTTGCCTATGATAACGAGATCCTCGTTGAGCAATGGATTGAAGGTCCAGAGTTTACTGTGGCTATTCTCGGTGATGAAGTATTACCGGTTATTCAACTTAAAACGCCAAATACCTTTTATGATTACCAAGCTAAGTATCAATCAAATACCACCGAATACTTGTGTCCGGCCCCCATTACCGATGAACAACGTCAGCAATTACAAGCTTATGCATTAAAAGCGTTTCATGCGGTAGCTGCCGAAGGCTGGGGTCGTGTTGATGCCATGCTGGATGCGCAAGGTCAGTTCCAATTACTGGAGGTGAATACGGTGCCAGGTATGACCGAAAAAAGTTTAGTGCCAATGGCTGCGCATGCCGCGGGTTATAACTTTGATACTTTAGTGTCTAAGGTATTAGCGCTCGCGCATTAA